The genomic stretch ATTGTTAGAAAGTGAAAAAGTTGAGTACTTTTTGTATGATAAATTTCTTGTTCGATATGAAATTAAAGGAAAGATATACTTATTTTTTAATTTAATTAATGGAAAGTTATTTAAGATAACAACTTTAAAAGAATATAGGGGATTATTATTTGATGAAATATATGTAGGGCAAAAAACAGAAGATATGTTAAATGTAGATACTAGTTTTGAATATGATGAATTTGAGGAAGTATATGTAAGTGATAAAGGTGTTTTTATTGAAACGGAGCCTGAAACGGAAACGGTAAAATGGATTTCTGTATATATTAAAGAATTAGAAACAGAAGCGTTTGATAGAGCATTATGGTGAAAATATTTTAACGGTACAGATGATAGATTCTTACTGGAATTCAAACGCAGTTAACAGAAATTGCAACTACGTTAGAGGAGACAATAAGGCAATCGCTGATAGACTAAAATTATGAGAATTAAGTTATAAAGATGCTGCAGCAGGAAGGATATAGCAACAAAATCCTTTCCTACTACAGCTTTTTTCAGAATTTACAATAAGACTGTATATGCTTGGACAAAGCAAAATGCAAAAGAGCGGATAATAACCTAGATAGGAAAGAGGTATAAGATGTATTACTGGGATTCGGTTGGTGATTTTTTCCATGCAGTGGACAATGAACGAAAAAGAGAGGAATACAGAGTGGAATACAGTAAATTACTCAAATATGTAAATAAGAAGATTCCCAAGGAGGAAGAACTCTATAACAATTTAAAACAAGCTGTGATATGGCGTTTAAGATTGATGAGTTTAGTACTGTATATAAGAAGTCAGAAGAATACTTAAACCTGAATTATTCATGATAATCCGTCCAACGGTGCTGCGCACCGCATAGTAACTGTATTTTTTATCTAATTACTGCTTTCACTTAAAAAGTGAAGCCTAAACAATAGAAAAAGAGTTTCAACTTTGTTAGAATGTAGTCACCACAACAAACATTAACACAAAGGAGAAACCCTAATGTCTAGTTTAATGGCACTTCGTTCTGAAAGCAATAGTAAAATTAAAATAAATTTTGATGGAGGTGGAAGATGGATTTAATGCGATTCAAGCATCTGCAAAAATATTAGAGGAAGAATGGAAGCAACTTAATGAAAATGATATAACTAAGAGGGCTTACACAATTTTACTATCTATTGAATGTATAAAAATGGGAGTGCTACCTGATTTTTTATATGATAGGTTAATAGAAGTGTTTGATAGAAAAATAGACATTGTTGAAGAAAGCAATATTTTCTATGTAGAACAATGCAAAACGCTTTTAGATCAAGATGAGTATGAAATTGTTGAAACGGACTTTACAACTAAAACAAGAATTGATTATATATATTCGTTAAAACAGTAATATTTATATATTGGGTAATTTAGATATGTATATTATAGTATAACACCGGAAGAATCCATGATATGAATTAAGAGACTTTAGCGATAAATTTGCCTTGGGTATACAATCGGATTTTCAGGTGTAGTTCCAATACTCTCAGGGGAAATAACTACATTCCATATAAAAAACATATCTGAGTTAATTAAGAAAGCCCCAAGTTTAGGATTTGAAAGGTAGGGAATATAATGCATATTGAGAAAATTGAATGGATAGATAAAGATGGAAAAGAAGCTATTTTAAAAGTCACAAATGATGTAGAAAGTTTGAAATGTTTTTCTTGTCCGTGTAATTATAATATTAGAGATGAATTAACTGATCCACTAGAATGTCTAGATATAGAAAATATTGTATTAAGTGATACTATGGAAGATAGCATTGAAAAAATGGAAGACGAATTTAAATATATTTTTAAAGGAAGATTGAGGGATAAACAAAATGGAATTATTGAAGTAGGTGGTTTTGAGTTACATATCGATGAAGAAAAAATTCCAGGGGATATAACAGATGAAATGTATATACAATTTGTAGTATCTCGAATTGATGTTTGGTAAATAAATTTAATTAAATTAGGGCTAAATTTAATAACATAATGCTTCATCACTTGTAGCCTATGCTGGTATTGATACATCTGTAAAACAGTCTGGTGAATTTAACAGTATTCATATCCACATGTCCAAAAGAGGATCTCCGTATTTACCACATGCAATGGATATACCGATTACAGGACCAAACGGAAAAACGGTAAATGTAAGAACTGGTTGGATTATTAAAACTGATTCGAATGGTCCCCAGAGTTAACAACAATTTTTGTAAAAGATTGAGTGGAGGAAATATAGATGAAATTTAAGGAATGTGACACTGTCAAAATCATGAAAGACTGTGATGAAGGGATTAAAAAGGGGGAAATAGGTGTTGTTATTATGGTATTTGAAAAACCAAATGAAGCCTATGAGGTTGAAGTATTGGATGAGGAAGGCTACGTTAAAACACAATGTACTCTTTTACCAGAAGAATTAGAATTGGTATGACTATAGATGATAACGCATACATGAATTTTAATTATGGTTATATCAAAATCAATTTTCTCCATGGGAGACCGAAGTAAAATTCAAAAAGCGAGAAACACCCGAGAGGTCTAATTTTCCATGAACTTATGTAATAGAAACTCAATTTTGTCTTTATTATCGGCAATAATCCTATCCTGGTTGTACTTACCAGTCACAGATGGTATAATATACCTTAAAATACACATATAATAAACAGTACATAAGCACTTTTTGGTGTTCTTTGCGAGGTAACCAATGAATATTCTCATATCCATATATAAAATAATACGTGCCTTCGGGCGTAAAGTCAAAGATGATAATATTGCAGCTTTCTCTGCGCAGGCTGCTTTTTTTGTAATTATCTCTTTTTTCCCGTTCTTTATGCTGTTTCTGACTTTGATACAATATCTGTCCATTGACCAGAAGGTACTTCTGACAGTAATTGATCAGTTCTTTCCTGACAGCATAGACGAAATGGTTATTGGTGTGATAAAAGAAATCTACCATAATGATTCCGGTACATTAATTTCTGTTACCGCAGCTATATCTGCTCTCTGGGCAGCTTCCAGAGGAATTCTTGGTATTGTGAAAGGTCTGAACGCTGTTTACGGAATAAGAGAAAGCCGCAACAATTTTAAACTGCGGCTTATTTCTGCCTTCTATACTCTGGTTTTTACGATAATTTTGATTGTTACTATTTTCATATTGGTATTTGGTAATCAGCTTTATGACTGGATTATACAGAAAATCCCCGTACTCACCCATTTAGCGCTGGTTATTATAAGCATCCGGACCATTGCAGGTCTGCTTATTCTTACCTGTTTCTTCCTTATGGTCTATATAGCCATACCCAACCGGACCACCAGATTATACCGTGAATTTCCCGGCGCACTTATAGCAGCTGCCGGCTGGATGGGGTTTTCTTACCTGTATTCCTATTATATCGATAACATGAGTAACTATTCCCGTACCTATGGAAGCCTTACAGCTATCGTGCTGTTTATGTTATGGTTCTATTTCATCATGCATATCCTCTTCATTGGCGGTGAAATCAACGTGGTACTGTCCTCCGGTGACCTGGTATTTTATATGAAATACCTCTTTAAGCATCGGAAAGCTTTAAAAGCAAAGGACAGTAAAGCCATTGATAAACTTTATATCCAGGAACAGGGCGAGGAAGAAGAGGACAGCAATGATGGGATTAAAAGCAAGTAATCAATAGATAAATCCAATCTCCGTACCGGTATAAAAGTGTTTTAGAATAAGATCAAAGGTCTTGCCGGAGTCGGCCATTGCCTTCGCTCCATTCTGGCTCATACCAACTCCATGTCCGTAACCTCCGCCTTTTATGGTAATCTTATCTTCTCCTTTGTTAAAGCAGATATAGGCACTGGGCAGCAGCTTCAACGAGCTGACAGTACTATCATCTGCCCTGATAATCTTTGAGGTGATAGGTGATAAAAGGCTTCTTATATTATATTCGCTCTGAATGGAAACCGTTGCTTTGGTTCCTACCAGATATATTTTTGATACCACGCCGCTGGTTTCTCTGGCGGCTATTTTTATGTCTGTCAGGTCCCCGATGGTACTGATATCCTTGCTTTCAAAAATCGGATTTCCTGACAGGGTACCTCCCGTCAGAGTCAGAATATAAGCGGGATTGGCTTTGTAGCGGCTGCTAAGACTCTGATTAATGGCCTTCGTCAATTCGTCTTTTGTCATGGTTACCTTCCAGCGATACCAGGGAAATTCACTGTCATAGGTATCATACTCAGGCTTTTCCAGGAAGCTACGAAATGCAGTCTCATCCGAGTAGTCAATATCCTCCGGATGAAATGATGCTGCATATACCGTCTTTTGATCTACCAGATCATATACAGCCTGTGCTTTTCCTGTTAAATAGGGTGCTGCCACTTCACTGCCCCATACTTCCTTTAAAGATGCTGTATGTCCCCAGGATGTCGAGAAATAATATGCATCTATTACTTTCGCTTCATATTTTATAACCTTGCCGTAGGTATCCTTCACTGCCAATATGGACTGTTCATTTTCCGGAAGGTTATTGTATACCTGATAGCTGACACTATCATCCACCTGGGCACCGTATTCACTTAAAGCACCTGCCAGCAGCTGATTGTAAGCGTAACTTCTGGCACAGACTGCCTGAGCCTTTAATGCCTCCATATTGTAGGAAGTGGGCATTTCACTTGGTATTACAGCGTAGAGATACTCTTCCATGGATAGTTCATTTACGATTGTCAGCCCATCTGTTTCTTTGGCCACTTCAATATTTCCTCTGTATTTCGGATTACCTCCGGATCTGTTTACAGAAAGGATTGTGATCTTTCCGTTTTCTCCCTGGGTCTCAATGAGCAGCCTGCCTTCGCTAAAGAGTTTATTTGTGGCCTTAATCGTTACTTTATCCCCAGCTTTGTGCTTCTTTACTGTTTTGCCTGCCGTTACAGTGAAGTCTTTGTTGGCTGTAAGTACCACCTGATCATGGAATATGCTGTTAAAATTATCCGTCTTAATAAGCACACGTATATTTTCAGCCTTAATCGGTTCTGTAATGAGGGCTGCTGCTATTTTTCCGTCTGCCACAACAAAATCTGTGGTACTGTATCCGACCAGTATACTGTTTGTTACCTCCATGGATAAATCACCATAGATTTTATATATCTTATAGCCATCTTCTAAAGGAACTTTGCCATATCCTTGGATCTCAATGCTGTTTTTACCCGCAGAAAGCACTTTTCCTTTGATGGTATCAGGTTTCATAGTTATTCTGATAATCTTTTTATCTTTCACAGTAACATTACTGATTGTGTTTTCAATTTCCTCCGACAGCGGATATTCTGTCAGAAATTCTTTCGTAAAACCATTTACATAGGTGCTTATCTTATTGTCCTTACCTTTTATAATCCAGAGATTGGAAAGAACCCATTCTTTATCAGAAGTTCCTTTTATATAAATAACATCCTTTCCTTTAAGAAGTACTGTTACTGCCATATCCGTATAGTCTGAAGCTTTTACTGTTCTGGTTGCTGGCAGATTATCGGCGGTTTCTCCTGCATTGCCCCCGGTTATTGTATCTTCAACGTCCGTTAATTTACCGGCTTTATAAAATTCTTCGTAGCTGACTGGATTCCTTAAGTTGAATTCTCCTGCGTCCGTTATAATGACTTCTGAATTATCTTCATCCCTGCTGCCTAATATGTATACTTCTTTTTCTGCTATCGGAAGAGCCTCTTCATCTACACTATCCAGTACTGCCTGATAGAGACCAAGGAATTCCGAAACCCTCATCTTGTTCCCATCCTCCAGGTCTGAGAAGGAATAAGTTAATTTATCCGTTATGTCTTTTTCGGCAAGGTCAAGGGTTTTTGTAATCAGTGCCAGGTAACTGCGTGCTTCTTTGAAGGTCAGCTCATTTTCCTGTTTTGCATCTGCTTCTTCTGTCTTTACACCCAGGGAGGCCAGCAGTCTTTGAGCTTCTGCTGTTTTCATAATCTCTCCGGTTCTTGCAGGTGTATTATTTACTTTCTCTATGTTATTGCTTTCTTTTAACTGTCTGATAACATTTCCTGCAAATATAATTAAGATGGCAGCTATACAGATGCCCAACAGCCACAGTTTCTTTTTCATGTTTGCCTCTTTTCCTGTCCTGCTTGTCTTTGATTTGGCGCGGATATGCCGCTTACGAAAGCGTTCAAAACGGTGCAAGAACTTCCGACACACCCTAACAAGCTTGTATTACATTATATACAGGTTGGACAGGATTATGTCAAACACTTTCAAGGTTATTCTATTGAAATTTTTTTCTCTGATCTTATAAGGAATTATACAAAAAAGATCCATAGGCACTTAGTCCTACAGATCATTTTTTGTAAAATAAACATCTGGATACCTTGAAACTTAGTTCCAGGTGTCACTTAATTCAAACATATCACAAACGGAGAAGCTGGTAAGTTATACCCGTTGTAAAGCAACTCTTCTTCGGGATTGTTGGTATATGCATACCGGATATATTTTGGTTTCAGAGAAGTTTTATAAGTAAGTATTACTGACTCCTCCTGTATTACTGCCTCAGCTTTTGTAGAACTGCCAGCTTCCCCCACAAGCAGAAAATTCCCCGGATGGTTGCTGCCATCACCTGCAGTAAGTCCTCCTCCGGCATGGGAAAAGCTTAGAATTATTTTCTTATTCTCCGTATCAACAACCGTTTCATTTGTTTTAAGCACCGGTCCTGAATACTCTGTCTGCTCTTTTAATACCAGAAATCTGGCTGCCAGTGACAGGCGGTATCCTATCTCCTTTTTGCGAAGAGGATGAAGATCGTTGGCTTCACCCAAGTCAAGGGCAACAACCATAGCCGTTCCCGGAATAGAAAGCCCATACCTTTGTTCCTCTCTTAAAGCCGGCCAGCCATCGTCACCTTCTGCTATATCAATTTCAAAGTTTGGAAGCTGTACATATAGAAAAGGAAGGTCATTCTGCTGCCATTTTC from Anaerocolumna sp. AGMB13020 encodes the following:
- a CDS encoding DUF4926 domain-containing protein encodes the protein MKFKECDTVKIMKDCDEGIKKGEIGVVIMVFEKPNEAYEVEVLDEEGYVKTQCTLLPEELELV
- a CDS encoding YihY/virulence factor BrkB family protein, with translation MNILISIYKIIRAFGRKVKDDNIAAFSAQAAFFVIISFFPFFMLFLTLIQYLSIDQKVLLTVIDQFFPDSIDEMVIGVIKEIYHNDSGTLISVTAAISALWAASRGILGIVKGLNAVYGIRESRNNFKLRLISAFYTLVFTIILIVTIFILVFGNQLYDWIIQKIPVLTHLALVIISIRTIAGLLILTCFFLMVYIAIPNRTTRLYREFPGALIAAAGWMGFSYLYSYYIDNMSNYSRTYGSLTAIVLFMLWFYFIMHILFIGGEINVVLSSGDLVFYMKYLFKHRKALKAKDSKAIDKLYIQEQGEEEEDSNDGIKSK
- a CDS encoding SpoIID/LytB domain-containing protein, with the translated sequence MKKKLWLLGICIAAILIIFAGNVIRQLKESNNIEKVNNTPARTGEIMKTAEAQRLLASLGVKTEEADAKQENELTFKEARSYLALITKTLDLAEKDITDKLTYSFSDLEDGNKMRVSEFLGLYQAVLDSVDEEALPIAEKEVYILGSRDEDNSEVIITDAGEFNLRNPVSYEEFYKAGKLTDVEDTITGGNAGETADNLPATRTVKASDYTDMAVTVLLKGKDVIYIKGTSDKEWVLSNLWIIKGKDNKISTYVNGFTKEFLTEYPLSEEIENTISNVTVKDKKIIRITMKPDTIKGKVLSAGKNSIEIQGYGKVPLEDGYKIYKIYGDLSMEVTNSILVGYSTTDFVVADGKIAAALITEPIKAENIRVLIKTDNFNSIFHDQVVLTANKDFTVTAGKTVKKHKAGDKVTIKATNKLFSEGRLLIETQGENGKITILSVNRSGGNPKYRGNIEVAKETDGLTIVNELSMEEYLYAVIPSEMPTSYNMEALKAQAVCARSYAYNQLLAGALSEYGAQVDDSVSYQVYNNLPENEQSILAVKDTYGKVIKYEAKVIDAYYFSTSWGHTASLKEVWGSEVAAPYLTGKAQAVYDLVDQKTVYAASFHPEDIDYSDETAFRSFLEKPEYDTYDSEFPWYRWKVTMTKDELTKAINQSLSSRYKANPAYILTLTGGTLSGNPIFESKDISTIGDLTDIKIAARETSGVVSKIYLVGTKATVSIQSEYNIRSLLSPITSKIIRADDSTVSSLKLLPSAYICFNKGEDKITIKGGGYGHGVGMSQNGAKAMADSGKTFDLILKHFYTGTEIGFIY